A single genomic interval of Candidatus Hydrogenedentota bacterium harbors:
- a CDS encoding peptidylprolyl isomerase, with the protein MNSGFNEPDFDSAAEGKDRTLWWWAAAGILAVVLIGVLFIWGRGDPNVSRVRLRHILISFDANDPADRARALELAEALRKRILEGESFSKLAKEYSNDPLSASRGGDLNYHKKGELDTAIEDYAWSAPVGELSGVLQTSYGYHLVRVEDRHLSDADAYDLEMKKRAMEGENAQRQ; encoded by the coding sequence ATGAACTCGGGATTTAACGAACCGGATTTTGACTCTGCCGCTGAAGGCAAAGACCGCACCCTCTGGTGGTGGGCGGCCGCGGGCATCCTTGCCGTGGTACTGATTGGCGTGCTCTTCATTTGGGGAAGGGGCGACCCGAACGTGTCCCGTGTGCGTCTGCGACACATCCTGATTTCGTTCGACGCCAACGATCCGGCCGACCGTGCCCGTGCGCTGGAGCTGGCCGAAGCACTCCGCAAACGCATTCTCGAGGGCGAGAGTTTCAGCAAGCTGGCCAAGGAATATTCCAACGACCCCCTGAGCGCCAGCCGCGGCGGCGATCTCAACTATCACAAGAAGGGCGAACTCGACACGGCTATCGAAGACTACGCCTGGAGCGCTCCTGTCGGCGAGTTGAGCGGTGTGCTGCAAACGAGTTACGGCTATCATCTCGTACGCGTCGAGGACCGGCACCTCTCCGATGCCGACGCATATGACCTGGAGATGAAAAAGCGCGCTATGGAGGGGGAAAACGCCCAAAGGCAGTAG